One part of the Eucalyptus grandis isolate ANBG69807.140 chromosome 10, ASM1654582v1, whole genome shotgun sequence genome encodes these proteins:
- the LOC104422624 gene encoding cysteine-rich receptor-like protein kinase 42, whose amino-acid sequence MNSDCMRSPPPSPAVAMPSPSSSGSSSVAAVFFFFFFSFFTLALSDPRIFEAGLSCGNASASAPNIVPMFVRDMESLSQLMTTRHFATQVTRPSGAAAAAAAAVYGLSQCHRDLSQTDCLLCFAAGRTKLPRCLTSPAARIYFDGCFLRYDRYDFFTEAVDPVYDSANCTSDRGSVDGPAREGFAAAVEFAVGNATRAATGVGGGFGVAEAGGAYALAQCWESISSDGCGVCLEKAKTAVRRCVPSRDGRGLNAGCYLRYSTVKFYSDQGASEADQGSSSIGITVAVVLVAVACIMLSMFAAYACYARVSRLEGGNIHLHKISIGDKSSLNFKYETLEKATNYFHHLKKLGQGGGGSVYKGTLPNGKVVAVKRLIFNTRQWVDEFFNEVNLISGIEHKNLVKLLGCSIEGPESLLVYEYVPNRSLDDYISDKNKIRILNWKQRMSIITGTAEGIAYLHGGCKERIIHRDIKGSNVLLDENLTPKIADFGLARCFGPDETHLSTGIAGTLGYMAPEYLVRGQLTEKADVYSFGVLVLEIICGRKSSSFREETVSLLQMVWNFYKSDNLVEAVDSCLKGEFPAQEASNVLRIGLLCTQASAAARPFMAEVVQMLTREDFAIPQPTQPPFLNANASGPATSNRSSGMSSFMSSAVRKINASYTSSECSSMPSLDKQSRNHESTTLLTSSQYSVA is encoded by the exons ATGAATTCTGATTGCATGCGCTCTCCGCCGCCGTCTCCCGCCGTCGCCATgccctctccttcctcctccggCTCGtcctccgtcgccgccgtcttcttcttcttcttcttctccttcttcacaCTCGCGCTCTCCGACCCTCGCATCTTCGAGGCCGGCCTCTCCTGCGGCaacgcctccgcctccgcccccaaCATCGTCCCCATGTTCGTCAGGGATATGGAGTCCCTCTCCCAGCTCATGACCACCCGCCACTTCGCCACCCAAGTCACCAGACCctccggcgccgccgccgccgccgccgccgccgtctacGGCCTCTCCCAGTGCCACCGCGACCTCTCCCAGACCGACTGCCTCCTCTGCTTCGCCGCCGGCCGCACCAAGCTCCCCCGCTGCCTCACCTCCCCGGCCGCCCGCATCTACTTCGACGGCTGCTTCCTCCGCTACGACCGCTACGACTTCTTCACCGAGGCCGTCGACCCCGTCTACGACTCCGCGAACTGCACCTCCGACCGCGGCTCCGTCGACGGGCCGGCCAGGGAGGGGTTCGCGGCGGCCGTGGAGTTCGCCGTCGGCAACGCGACTCGGGCCGCGACCGGAGTCGGAGGCGGGTTCGGCGTGGCGGAGGCGGGGGGAGCGTACGCGCTGGCGCAGTGCTGGGAGAGCATCAGCAGCGACGGCTGCGGAGTCTGCTTGGAGAAGGCGAAAACGGCGGTCCGGCGGTGCGTGCCGAGCAGAGACGGCAGGGGGTTGAACGCCGGCTGCTATTTGAGGTACTCGACTGTGAAGTTTTACAGTGACCAAGGAGCGAGCGAGGCTGATCAAG GGTCGTCTTCGATCGGGATCACGGTAGCGGTTGTCTTAGTGGCGGTAGCTTGCATAATGCTCTCTATGTTCGCCGCCTATGCATGCTATGCTAGGGTGTCGAGACTAGAAGGAG GCAACATCCATCTCCATAAGATTTCGATCGGCGACAAATCGAGTCTGAATTTCAAATACGAGACGCTGGAGAAGGCGACGAATTACTTCCACCATTTGAAGAAACTCGGGCAAGGAGGTGGCGGTTCCGTGTACAAGGGGACTCTCCCGAATGGCAAAGTCGTTGCCGTCAAGAGATTGATCTTCAATACCAGGCAATGGGTCGATGAGTTCTTCAACGAGGTGAATCTGATCAGTGGCATCGAGCACAAGAACCTTGTGAAGCTCCTGGGCTGTAGCATCGAAGGTCCCGAGAGCCTTCTTGTCTACGAGTACGTTCCGAACAGGAGCCTCGACGACTACATATCCG ACAAGAACAAGATACGGATTCTAAACTGGAAGCAGAGGATGAGTATCATCACCGGCACTGCCGAGGGGATTGCTTATCTACATGGAGGGTGTAAGGAAAGGATCATCCACAGGGATATCAAAGGCAGCAACGTACTTTTGGACGAGAACCTCACTCCGAAGATTGCCGATTTTGGCCTCGCTCGGTGTTTCGGACCCGACGAGACGCATCTTAGCACTGGAATAGCAGGGACACT CGGATACATGGCTCCCGAATATCTTGTCAGGGGACAACTCACCGAAAAAGCCGATGTCTATAGTTTTGGAGTGCTAGTTCTTGAAATCATTTGCGGCAGGAAAAGCAGTTCCTTCAGGGAGGAGACTGTTTCTCTATTACAGATG GTGTGGAATTTTTACAAGTCCGACAACTTGGTTGAAGCCGTCGACTCCTGCTTGAAAGGCGAATTTCCTGCGCAAGAGGCCTCGAATGTCCTTCGGATAGGACTCCTTTGCACACAAGCTTCGGCTGCCGCTAGACCGTTCATGGCTGAGGTGGTGCAGATGCTGACTCGCGAGGATTTCGCGATCCCGCAGCCGACTCAGCCCCCATTTCTAAATGCCAACGCGTCAGGACCGGCCACCTCCAATAGGTCCTCCGGGATGAGCAGTTTCATGTCGAGTGCAGTGAGAAAGATCAACGCTTCTTACACATCTTCAGAATGCTCGAGCATGCCAAGCCTCGACAAGCAGTCGAGAAACCATGAGTCGACAACGCTTCTTACAAGCAGCCAATACTCGGTCGCTTGA
- the LOC104423905 gene encoding DExH-box ATP-dependent RNA helicase DExH17, which produces MISSMKKLSPKTSFNAYVETCFSSLKSLPDQGSAREVTALHGHLIKTGVSSERYIAVKLLVLYLSHRRSREAEQIRRDFDGSDVIVRNCLITASLESGDVGEARRLFDEMPERNEVSWTALVSGLMKCGRVEESMRYFWRSPFQSVVSWTAAISGLVRNGSSFDALKLFKKMLESGVRPNSVTFTSLFRACSCLKEFSYGTSVLGLIVKAGLEHCVSISNSLITFFLRMGEGEQARRIFDQMQERDVVSWTAILDMYVEMGDLREARRIFNEMPERNEVSWSAMIARYSQNGHPEEAVDLFLQMVRDGFKPTVSCLSCVISALADLKALRAGMSLHAWVIMIGIVEDVYISSSLIDLYCKCQNTATGRLIFDSMSLKNAVSWNSMISGYSLNGQTEEALELFDDSPVRNQVTWNSIIAGYVESGQFDKAFEVVNKMLLSGEIPSESTFSSILCGCASTASLEKGKNFHAKAIKLDIESDLFLGTALTDMYAKCGDMCGAKQVFGRMPEKNECSWTAMIQGLAENGFAEESIALFEEMERNFSAAPNELMLLSVLFACSHSGLVDSGLQYFNAMEKVYGLKPNKRHYTCVVDMLSRSGRLSEAEEFIEAMPIPPEPNALAALLSACTKYRNEAIGERTARKLWQLGAKDSAGYVLMSNIYASAGRWANVENTRKLMKESGLKKSVGCSWVEVKNRVRSFYSEDKSHSRSAEIYGMLDLLRLEMSSSFETLPLLMRKTMLIPSHEVNTTDKQIGRAHHDTDTNFRCSAFSSASSSWIAIEGNPVMDSYTLKSVSDLPPPFRSIYSFRYFNSLQSECFPSCFHSDINMVISAPTGSGKTVLFELCILRLLSRFITDEMKLTPAKGTLKTIYIAPSKALVQEKLRDWSRKFGSWGINCLELTGDNDAYKARNIQEADIILTTPEKFDAVTRYRIKDGGLSFFSDIALLLIDEVHLLNDPRGAALEAIVSRIKILASNPNLKLTPLAHVRLLAVSATIPNVEDLAEWLMVPAQGIKRFGEEMRPVKLTTRVLGYTPAKNDFLFEQRLQNFIFDILMQYSKGKSALVFCSTRKGAQEAAQRLSQMAMTFGYSNPFIKNKEQQESLREASLSCGDKQMQSYIIYGVAYHHGGLGLKDRNLVEGLFLKGDIQVLCTTNTLAHGINLPAHTVVIKSTRSFNKEKGHYVEYDRSTILQMSGRAGRPPFDDTGMVIIMTRKETVHLYENLLNGCEIVESQLLSCVTEHLTAEIVQLTVTDITRAIEWMKCSYLYVRMKKDPGKYAIKKGITINQIEKHMQEICLQKVHELSQHQMIWTDDDGFLIKPLEPGHLMTKYYLKFDTMKYIMQAPANCSLEDALHVICHAEELSWIQLRRNEKKLLNDINADKDGRLRFHITGDKGKPKKRIQTREEKIFILTNDFLTGDPLVHDLSMTQDMNSIFPNGSRVAKCLKDYFLYKKNYMGAVNSARLAKSLHQKLWDDSKYLLKQLPGIGMVTAKGLLSMGIDSFEKLNDADPRRIEIVTGRKYPFGNQIKESLQSLPPKVEMKAEEIECDRQGKAKVSITLTRLLQSVLSNKGHYADMIVGSEEDNCIHFHKKIRVAEFSSPYNTTVYVSRPRHGKLTVKADLIFEEYLGIDLHHTVQLKENQPSTDNEGDNKKPSSFPPSGAVDTKNYNSKSTSNAVARSFHNFHKSKSKSNSGPSFDLIDEELAEVNEGEPAKRDDDDSDCKIISETTVFDHIREKAKCFPALPASSSSSSPSRQLLDIQRKRSRAKPQKLPELIEIQEETEGWDTNDNFNACDADDDSSSKQHFADAFSVPVSAEGGFPSKPKENASMALNEETVFGHIRKKSKNLPVLTGLNMLESKTFIGTKEHSFEEQEQPHHIKSRDILRDDPSISNTEPMQVGKDPRHTHSLGVLRTSIDISSMKMLLFDSPAAKKNASQANPHKSPGVCKKLDRSRSGLTASTAKEADSCLGFRSVFSFL; this is translated from the exons GTCGAGCTTCGACGCTCTGAAGCTTTTCAAGAAGATGCTCGAGTCCGGGGTCAGGCCTAACAGTGTTACATTCACTTCTTTGTTTAGGGCTTGCTCGTGCTTGAAGGAATTTTCTTATGGGACGAGTGTCTTGGGATTAATTGTTAAAGCTGGTTTAGAGCATTGTGTATCGATCTCCAATTCGCTAATCACGTTTTTCTTGAGGATGGGTGAGGGTGAGCAGGCTAGGAGAATATTTGATCAAATGCAAGAGAGAGATGTCGTCTCATGGACTGCTATCCTGGATATGTATGTTGAAATGGGGGACTTGAGAGAGGCACGCAGAATTTTTAATGAGATGCCAGAAAGGAATGAAGTATCTTGGAGCGCGATGATCGCAAGGTACAGTCAAAATGGTCATCCTGAAGAAGCTGTGGACCTATTCCTTCAAATGGTTCGTGATGGATTTAAGCCAACTGTTTCTTGTTTATCCTGTGTCATTAGCGCTCTCGCTGACTTGAAGGCTTTGCGAGCAGGGATGAGTTTGCATGCTTGGGTTATAATGATTGGAATTGTGGAAGATGTATATATTAGCAGTTCTCTAATTGACTTGTATTGCAAATGTCAAAATACCGCGACAGGACGCTTGATATTCGATTCAATGTCGTTAAAGAATGCGGTTTCCTGGAATTCAATGATCTCGGGGTACAGTTTGAATGGACAGACGGAGGAAGCTTTGGAGCTATTTGACGATAGTCCTGTACGAAATCAGGTCACCTGGAACAGCATAATAGCTGGTTATGTAGAAAGTGGACAGTTTGATAAGGCCTTTGAGGTGGTAAATAAGATGCTTTTGTCAGGGGAAATCCCCAGTGAATCCACCTTCTCTAGCATTCTTTGTGGTTGTGCAAGCACTGCTTCACTGGAGAAAGGGAAGAACTTCCATGCAAAAGCAATTAAACTTGATATCGAGAGCGATCTATTCTTAGGCACTGCACTCACTGATATGTATGCAAAATGTGGAGATATGTGTGGGGCTAAGCAGGTTTTTGGCAGAATGCCTGAAAAAAATGAATGCTCATGGACTGCGATGATACAAGGTCTGGCTGAAAATGGTTTTGCAGAGGAATCCATTGCTCTGTTTGAAGAGATGGAAAGGAACTTCTCTGCAGCTCCTAATGAGCTCATGCTTCTGTCCGTTTTATTTGCTTGTTCTCATTCTGGGCTAGTCGATAGCGGTCTCCAGTATTTCAACGCGATGGAGAAAGTATATGGTTTAAAGCCGAATAAAAGGCATTACACCTGTGTGGTTGATATGCTTTCTAGATCGGGCCGCCTCTCAGAAGCGGAAGAATTCATTGAGGCAATGCCAATTCCACCGGAACCAAATGCATTGGCTGCTCTATTAAGTGCTTGTACTAAGTACCGGAATGAAGCCATCGGAGAAAGGACTGCTAGAAAGCTGTGGCAACTGGGTGCAAAGGATTCAGCGGGCTATGTGTTAATGTCGAACATATATGCTTCAGCTGGAAGATGGGCCAATGTTGAAAATACCCGGAAGTTGATGAAGGAAAGCGGGTTGAAGAAGAGTGTCGGCTGTAGTTGGGTCGAAGTGAAGAATCGGGTTCGCTCTTTCTACTCGGAAGACAAATCTCACTCTCGATCTGCCGAGATATACGGAATGCTAGATTTATTGAGATTGGAGATGTCCTCTTCTTTCGAGACACTCCCCTT GTTGATGCGGAAAACCATGCTGATCCCATCTCATGAAGTAAACACAACTGACAAGCAGATTGGAAGAGCACATCATGATACAGATACAAAT TTTCGGTGCTCTGCTTTCAGTTCTGCTTCTTCCTCCTGGATAGCGATTGAAGGAAATCCAGTTATGGATTCGTACACGTTGAAGTCCGTTTCGGATCTTCCACCGCCTTTCCGATCGATCTACAGTTTCAG GTACTTCAATTCGCTGCAAAGCGAATGTTTCCCTAGCTGTTTCCACTCCGACATAAACATGGTTATCTCGGCACCAACGGGGAGTGGTAAGACAGTGCTCTTTGAGCTTTGCATTCTGAGGCTGCTCTCGAGATTTATAACCGACGAAATGAAACTTACCCCTGCCAAAGGAACACTTAAGACG ATATACATTGCTCCTTCCAAGGCTTTAGTACAAGAGAAGCTCAGGGACTGGAGCCGAAAGTTTGGATCATGGGGAATCAATTGCCTTGAGCTGACCGGTGATAATGATGCTTACAAAGCAAGGAACATACAGGAAGCAGACATCATTCTGACCACACCCGAG AAATTCGATGCGGTGACTCGCTACCGCATAAAGGACGGAGGCTTGAGCTTTTTCAGCGATATAGCACTCTTACTCATTGATGAAGTTCACCTGTTGAATGATCCACGTGGAGCCGCTCTGGAGGCAATTGTTAGCAGAATCAAAATTCTTGCTAGCaacccaaatttgaagttgacTCCTCTTGCTCATGTGCGCCTTCTAGCTGTCTCTGCAACGATTCCAAATGTTGAAGATCTTG CTGAATGGCTCATGGTTCCTGCTCAAGGAATTAAAAG GTTTGGAGAAGAAATGAGACCAGTGAAATTAACTACCAGAGTTCTTG GCTACACCCCAGCCAAAAATGACTTTCTTTTTGAGCAG CGCCTTCAGAACTTCATTTTCG ACATTCTAATGCAATATTCCAAAGGGAAGTCTGCTCTTGTTTTTTGTTCAACTAGAAAAGGAGCACAAGAAGCAGCACAGCGACTTTCGCAGATGGCAATGACATTTGGTTATTCAAATCCGTTTATTAAGAATAAGGAACAACAAGAGAGTCTGAGGGAAGCTTCATTGTCTTGCGGCGACAAACAAATGCAGTCTTACATCATTTATGGCG TTGCTTATCACCATGGTGGGCTTGGCTTGAAGGATCGTAACCTTGTTGAAGGTCTATTTCTTAAGGGGGATATACAAGTTTTGTGCACTACTAATACTCTTGCCCATGGAATCAACTTACCTGCACATACAGTAGTAATTAAATCGACACGAAGCTT CAACAAGGAAAAAGGACACTACGTGGAATATGACCGATCAACAATACTGCAG ATGTCTGGAAGGGCAGGGAGGCCACCATTTGATGATACAGGAATGGTTATTATTATGACGAGAAAAGAAACG GTTCATTTGTACGAGAATCTACTGAATGGATGTGAAATTGTCGAGTCACA ATTGCTCTCTTGTGTAACAGAGCATCTGACTGCAGAGATAGTGCAGCTGACTGTCACTGACATCACTCGAGCAATTGAGTGGATGAAATGCTCTTATTTGTATGTCCGAATGAAAAAG GACCCTGGAAAATATGCAATCAAGAAAGGAATAACTATTAACCAGATAGAGAAGCATATGCAAG AGATCTGCCTTCAGAAAGTACATGAGTTGTCGCAGCATCAAATGATCTGGACTGATGATGATGGATTTCTCATAAAGCCATTAG AGCCTGGTCATCTGATGACAAAGTACTATCTAAAATTTGACACAATGAAGTACATAATGCAGGCTCCTGCAAATTGCAGTTTGGAGGATGCACTTCATGTCATATGCCATGCCGAGGAACTTTCTT GGATACAATTAAGACGCAATGAGAAGAAGCTTCTGAATGACATTAATGCTGATAAGGATGGAAGGCTTCGGTTTCACATCACTGGTGATAAAGGAAAACCAAAAAAGCGTATTCAAACCAGAGAAGAGAAGATCTTCATCCTGACAAATGATTTTCTAACTGGCGATCCCTTAGTTCATGATTTGTCCATGACCCAG GATATGAACTCTATCTTTCCAAATGGATCGAGAGTTGCGAAGTGCTTGAAAGACTATTTTCTGTACAAGAAAAACTACATGGGAGCAGTTAACTCCGCCAGATTGGCCAAGTCGTTGCATCAAAAGCTCTGGGATGACAGTAAATATTTGCTGAAACAATTGCCTGGCATAGGAATGGTGACTGCCAAG GGTCTGCTTTCCATGGGAATTGATTCATTTGAGAAACTAAACGATGCTGATCCAAGGAGGATAGAGATAGTCACTGGACGCAAATATCCATTTGGGAATCAAATCAAGGAGTCTCTACAGTCATTACCTccaaaggttgagatgaaagcCGAGGAAATTGAATGTGATAGACAAGGAAAGGCTAAGGTGTCAATCACATTGACTCGCCTATTGCAGTCAGTTCTATCAAATAAAGGACATTATGCTGACATG ATTGTGGGTTCAGAAGAAGATAATTGCATCCatttccacaaaaaaataag AGTGGCTGAGTTCAGCAG CCCCTATAACACAACAGTTTACGTGTCACGTCCAAGGCATGGAAAGTTGACCGTCAAGGCTGACCTGATTTTCGAAGAATACT TGGGCATTGATCTGCACCATACTGTTCAATTGAAGGAGAACCAACCAAGCACAGATAATGAAGGTGATAACAAGAAGCCTTCATCTTTCCCTCCATCAGGAGCAGTGGATACAAAAAACTACAACAGTAAAAGCACATCAAATGCTGTAGCAAGAAGCTTTCATAATTTCCACAAGTCTAAAAGCAAAAGCAATTCTGG GCCCAGTTTTGACCTCATAGATGAAGAATTGGCAGAAG TTAATGAAGGTGAGCCTGCAAAGAGAGATGACGATGACAGTGACTGCAAGATCATATCCGAAACTACTGTCTTTGACCATATACGTGAAAAGGCCAAATGCTTTCCTGCACTGCCTGCATCGAGctcttcctcctctccatcGCGTCAACTGCTGGACATACAAAGAAAGCGCAGCCGTGCAAAGCCACAAAAGCTCCCTGAGTTGATAGAAATTCAGGAAGAGACAGAGGGATGGGATACCAATGACAACTTTAATGCATGCGATGCCGATGACGATTCGAGTTCAAAGCAGCATTTTGCAGATGCATTCTCAGTGCCAGTGAGCGCCGAAG GTGGATTTCCTTCCAAACCTAAAGAAAATGCATCCATGGCTTTGAATGAAGAAACGGTGTTCGGTCACATTCGTAAGAAATCTAAGAACCTCCCGGTCCTCACTGGCCTGAACATGTTAGAATCCAAGACGTTCATCGGGACAAAGGAGCACTCATTCGAGGAGCAGGAGCAGCCTCATCACATTAAATCCAGAGACATTCTTAGAGATGACCCTAGCATCTCGAATACAGAGCCCATGCAGGTGGGAAAAGATCCACGCCATACACATTCACTTGGAGTTTTGAGGACGAGTATTGACATATCTTCGATGAAGATGCTCTTGTTTGATAGCCCCGCAGCGAAGAAGAATGCCTCGCAGGCCAACCCGCACAAATCTCCTGGAGTTTGCAAGAAGCTCGATCGCTCTCGCAGTGGACTAACTGCAAGTACAGCCAAGGAAGCGGACTCGTGCCTCGGGTTCAGGAGCGTCTTCTCATTCCTCTGA
- the LOC104422625 gene encoding putative cytochrome c oxidase subunit 5C-4, whose translation MAGPHQVARAAHKGPSVVKEIVYGITLGISAGLLWKMHHWNHQRRTKEFYDLLERGEISVVVEDE comes from the coding sequence ATGGCTGGTCCGCACCAGGTGGCGCGTGCGGCTCACAAGGGCCCGAGCGTCGTGAAGGAGATCGTCTACGGGATAACCCTAGGCATTTCCGCGGGGTTGCTGTGGAAAATGCACCACTGGAATCACCAGAGAAGGACCAAGGAGTTCTATGATCTGCTTGAGCGAGGTGAGATCAGTGTTGTTGTTGAAGATGAGTAG